A stretch of Trichomycterus rosablanca isolate fTriRos1 chromosome 8, fTriRos1.hap1, whole genome shotgun sequence DNA encodes these proteins:
- the LOC134319208 gene encoding filamin-C-like isoform X2, whose amino-acid sequence MSGHTNTNQLDELGFPSWQEPDESGQDEGDEMPSAEKDLAEDAPWKKIQQNTFTRWFNEHLKCINKTLTDLQKDLADGLKLIALLEVLSQKKMYRKHHTRPNFRQMKLENVSVALEFLDREHIKLVSIDSKAIVDGNLKLILGLIWTLILHYSISMPMWDDDEEDEEKKKLTPKQRLLGWIQNKVPELPINNFNRDWRDGKALGALVDNCAPGLCPDWQSWDPKQPVENAREAMQQADDWLGVPQVIAPEEIVDPDVDEHSVMTYLSQFPKAKLKPGAPVKPKQLHPKKAKAYGPGIEPEGNVVLKPTTFTVETLEAGLGEVIVYVEDPEGHTEEAKVVANNDKKRTYSVSYVPKVAGPHKVKVLFAGQDIDKSPFAVNVGKALGDPSKVQARGPGLEPTGNVTNKPTYFDIYTAGAGAGDVSVVIVDPQGKKDTVEVILENKGDNVFRCTYKPTMEGTHAVHVLFAGQPVPNSPYKVQVSEASNANACRATGRGLQPKGVRVNELADFKVFTKGAGSGEIKVSVKGPKGADVPVKVRDVGDGVYECDYHPTVPGKYTVTITWGGQAIPRSPFEVVVGKEAGLQKVRAWGPGLETGVVGKSADFVVEAVGTEVGTLGFSIEGPSQARIECDDKGDGSCDVRYWPTEPGDYAVHVICDDEDIKDSPFMAHILPAPADVFPEKVRAFGPGLQPTGVIVNKPAEFTIDARQAGKGELKIYAQDAEGCVIDIQITEKGDGTFICVYIPTKPIKHTIIISWGGVNVPNSPFRVLVGEGCYPDEVKVYGPGVEKTGLKSSEPTYFTVDCGDAGQGDVSIGIKCAAGVVGPSEADIDFDIIKNDNDTFTVKYTPPAPGRYTVMVLFAEKEIPSSPFKVKVEPSHDAGKVRAEGPGLNKTGVQVGTPTHFTIYTKGAGKAKPEVHFSTGAKGNAVKDFEIIDNHDYTYTVKYTPLLQGNMSISVNYGGEPVPKSPFNISVAPPLDLNKVRVQDLNEKVEVGKDQEFTVNTRGAGGQGDVGVKMVSPSGRPIPCKLEPDRAKEETGVKYFPPEEGPYKVDVTYDGNPVPGSPFSVEALMPADPSKVRAFGPGLQGGIVGKPAPFTIDTKGAGVGGLGLTVEGPCEAKIECQDNGDGTCSVSYLPTEPGDYSINILYGGAHVPGSPFVAKVRPALDAGRVVVSGPGLEHATAGSVASFTVDCSRAGDAELSVEIVSDSGAKAEVHIFNNNDGTFSVTYTPSSHGPYTISIRYGGVMVPKCPIRLQVEPSVDTSGVKVYGPGVEPTGVLREVSTHFMVDCNSLSKSGGNHAKVRIVSPSGSNPDAYITDKGDGTYSVEYTTYEDGVHLIEVLYDDVPVAKSPFQVTVVEGCDPARVRAFGPGLESGFTNKPNCFTVETRGAGTGGLGLTIEGASEAKMSCTDNKDGSCSVEYVPFFAGNYDINITYGGRPITGSPFRVPVRDVVDPSKVKCSGPGLGSGVRAQVPQSFTVDCSRAGNAPLDVQLYGPTGVTEPVTVRNNRDGTHTVKYTPAQEGPYSIGVKYADQDVPRSPFKVHAGPVHDASKVKASGPGLDSAGVAASIPVEFTIDARDAGEGLLTVQILDPEGKPKKASIQDNKDGTYTVSYVPDVTGRYTITIKYGGDQIPFSPYSIHAMPTGDASKCLLSVSIGGHGVSTLGPNIQMHEETVLSVDAKAAGKGKVTCKVRTPNGGELDVDVMENRDGTFDIYYTAPEAGKYVITIRFGGQNIPNSPFTVQATKEPVVPVDTKQPMFRPLNLLIPFSVQQGVLTGEVRMPSGKTARSLIKDNKDGTITVKYVPTERGLHEMDIKYDGNHIPGSPLQFYVDAADSGMVTAYGPGLCHGMVNKPATFTVVTANAKEGGLSLAVEGPSKAEISCKDNKDGTCTVSYLPTSPGDYNVIVRFDGKHIPGSPFTAKITGDDSLRTSELNVGSAADVSLKISETDLSSLNASIRAPSGAEQPCLLKTLPNRHIGISFTPKEVGEHEVSVRKSGKHVNNSPFKIMVGPSEIGDASRVRAYGKGLTEARTFSLTEFFVDTRNAGYGGLGLSIEGLSKVDIKCEDVEDGTCRVTYCPTEPGNYIINIKFSDKHIPGSPFTVKVTGEGRMKESITRRRQASSIASVGSLCDLNLKIPGNWFQMVSAQERLTRTFTRSSHTYTRTERTEISKTRAGETKREVHMEESTQVGGDPFRDVFGSFLGRESFGSFGSLTGKPEDTGSQTMTAQVTSPGGKVMDAEIVEGDNSTYSVRFVPNEMGSHTVSVKYGGNHVPGSPFLFTVGPLGEGGAHKVRAGGTGLQRGIAGVPTEFSIWTREAGAGGLSIAVEGPSKAEINFEDRKDGSCGVSYIVQEPGDYEVSIKFNSEHIPDSPFTVPIAKLSDEARRLTLTSLQEKDLRVNQEASFAVQRNGARGVIDAKVHSPSGVVEECYVTDVDADKSAIRFIPRENGVHSIDVKLNGSHIPGSPFHVRVGDTGHAGDPGLVSAYGAGLQAGCTGAPAEFVVNTCNAGSGALSVSIDGPSKVKMDCSECMEGYKITYTPMAPGNYLISIKYGGPQHIVGSPFKAKVTGVRLSGGHSLHETSSVLVESVTQSSKISGAYSAKPSMSVNSDASKVVCQGAGLCRAFIGQQNMFTVDCSKAGTNMLMVGVHGPRTPCEDVYVKHLGSKLYNVTYTVKEKGNYTVIVKWGDEAVPGSPFRINVP is encoded by the exons ACAGTAAGGCGATCGTGGACGGGAACCTGAAGCTGATCCTGGGTCTGATCTGGACCCTGATCCTGCACTACTCCATCTCCATGCCCATGTGGGACGATGACGAGGAGGACGAGGAGAAGAAGAAGCTCACGCCCAAACAGCGCCTGCTCGGCTGGATCCAGAACAAAGTTCCTGAACTTCCCATTAACAACTTTAACCGGGACTGGAGGGACGGTAAAGCACTGGGAGCGCTGGTGGACAACTGCGCACCGG GTCTGTGTCCTGACTGGCAGTCCTGGGACCCCAAGCAGCCTGTGGAGAACGCTCGGGAGGCCATGCAGCAGGCGGACGACTGGCTCGGGGTCCCTCAG GTGATCGCTCCGGAGGAGATCGTCGACCCGGACGTGGACGAGCACTCGGTGATGACGTACCTCTCGCAGTTCCCTAAAGCCAAACTGAAACCCGGCGCGCCCGTCAAACCCAAACAGCTGCACCCCAAAAAGGCGAAAGCGTACGGCCCAG GTATTGAACCGGAGGGGAACGTGGTCCTGAAACCGACTACGTTCACCGTGGAGACGCTGGAGGCGGGGCTTGGTGAGGTCATCGTCTATGTAGAGGATCCTGAAGGTCATACAGAAGAG GCCAAAGTCGTTGCCAACAATGATAAGAAGAGAACGTACTCGGTCAGCTACGTCCCCAAAGTGGCCGGACCTCACAAG gtgaAGGTTCTGTTCGCCGGTCAGGACATCGACAAAAGTCCGTTCGCGGTGAACGTCGGTAAAGCTCTCGGCGACCCGAGCAAGGTCCAGGCACGAGGTCCAGGTCTGGAACCCACAGGAAACGTGACCAACAAACCCACCTACTTCGACATCTACACCGCAG GAGCGGGAGCGGGCGACGTCAGCGTGGTGATCGTGGACCCTCAGGGGAAGAAGGACACGGTGGAGGTGATTCTGGAGAACAAGGGCGACAACGTGTTCCGCTGTACCTACAAACCCACGATGGAGGGGACGCACGCCGTGCACGTCCTGTTCGCCGGCCAGCCCGTTCCCAACAGTCCCTATAAGGTTCAAGTCTCAGAAG CCAGCAACGCTAACGCCTGCCGGGCCACCGGGAGAGGACTGCAGCCCAAAGGAGTGCGGGTGAACGAGCTGGCCGATTTCAAGGTCTTCACTAAAGGAGCGGGAAGCGGAGAGATCAAAGTGTCCGTCAAGGGACCCA aggGCGCTGATGTACCGGTGAAGGTCCGGGATGTTGGTGATGGGGTGTACGAGTGTGACTATCACCCCACTGTACCCGGAAAATACACCGTGACCATAACCTGGGGAGGACAAGCCATCCCACgcag CCCGTTCGAGGTGGTGGTGGGGAAGGAGGCGGGGCTACAGAAGGTGCGCGCCTGGGGCCCGGGTTTGGAGACGGGCGTGGTGGGTAAATCCGCAGACTTCGTGGTGGAGGCCGTGGGTACCGAGGTCGGGACTCTGG GCTTCTCCATCGAGGGTCCGTCCCAGGCCAGGATCGAGTGCGACGATAAGGGCGACGGGTCATGTGACGTGCGGTACTGGCCCACCGAGCCGGGCGACTACGCCGTGCACGTGATCTGTGATGACGAGGACATTAAGGACAGTCCGTTCATGGCTCACATCCTCCCGGCGCCCGCCGACGTCTTCCCCGAAAAG GTTCGAGCGTTCGGTCCTGGTCTCCAGCCCACCGGCGTGATCGTTAATAAACCCGCCGAGTTCACCATCGACGCCCGACAGGCGGGAAAAGGAGAGCTGAAGATCTACGCCCAG gatgCTGAGGGGTGTGTTATCGACATCCAGATCACAGAGAAGGGCGACGGAACCTTCATATGTGTTTACATTCCCACCAAACCCATCaaacacaccatcatcatcagctGGGGCGGAGTCAACGTCCCCAACAGTCCCTTCAGG gttctgGTGGGTGAAGGTTGTTACCCTGATGAGGTGAAGGTTTACGGTCCCGGGGTGGAGAAGACGGGGCTGAAATCCAGCGAGCCGACGTACTTCACCGTGGACTGTGGTGACGCCGGACAGG GTGATGTGAGTATCGGTATAAAGTGTGCGGCGGGCGTGGTCGGACCCAGCGAGGCCGACATCGACTTCGACATCATCAAAAACGACAACGACACTTTCACTGTGAAATACACCCCGCCCGCCCCGGGGCGCTACACCGTCATGGTGCTGTTCGCTGAGAAG GAGATTCCCAGCAGTCCGTTTAAGGTGAAGGTGGAACCGTCTCACGATGCTGGAAAAGTGAGAGCCGAGGGTCCCGGACTCAACAAAACAG GCGTGCAGGTTGGCACCCCGACCCACTTCACCATCTACACCAAGGGGGCAGGAAAAGCCAAACCTGAGGTTCACTTCAGCACCGGAGCGAAGGGAAACGCCGTCAAGGACTTCGAGATCATCGATAATCACGACTACACCTACACCGTCAAGTACACGCCGCTACTGCAG GGTAACATGAGTATCTCAGTGAATTACGGAGGAGAACCGGTTCCCAAAAGTCCCTTTAACATCAGCGTCGCTCCTCCTCTGGACCTGAACAAGGTCCGAGTACAAGATCTCAACGAAA aggtgGAGGTGGGTAAGGATCAGGAGTTCACCGTGAACACTCGGGGTGCGGGTGGACAGGGTGACGTGGGGGTGAAGATGGTCTCGCCCTCTGGACGCCCGATTCCCTGTAAGCTGGAGCCGGACCGAGCGAAGGAGGAGACCGGCGTGAAGTACTTCCCCCCCGAGGAGGGACCCTACAAAGTGGACGTGACCTACGATGGGAACCCTGTACCCGGGAGTCCCTTCAGCGTGGAGGCGCTCATGCCCGCTGACCCCTCGAAGGTGCGAGCGTTCGGTCCCGGCCTGCAGGGTGGCATCGTGGGTAAACCCGCTCCGTTCACTATAGACACTAAAGGTGCGGGCGTGGGGGGGCTCGGCCTGACGGTGGAGGGGCCGTGCGAGGCTAAGATCGAGTGTCAGGATAACGGCGATGGTACCTGCTCCGTCTCCTACCTGCCCACCGAGCCCGGCGACTACAGCATCAACATCCTGTACGGCGGCGCCCACGTGCCAGGCTCGCCCTTCGTGGCGAAGGTCCGGCCGGCGCTGGACGCGGGGCGCGTGGTGGTGAGCGGCCCCGGGCTGGAGCATGCCACCGCGGGGAGCGTGGCGTCCTTCACGGTGGACTGCAGCCGCGCCGGAGACGCCGAGCTGAGCGTGGAGATCGTGTCGGACTCCGGGGCCAAAGCCGAGGTTCACATCTTCAACAACAACGACGGGACCTTCAGCGTGACCTACACGCCCTCCTCACACGGACCCTACACCATCAGCATCCGCTACGGGGGCGTCATGGTGCCCAAGTGCCCCATCCGTCTGCAGGTGGAACCCTCGGTGGATACCAGCGGGGTGAAAGTGTACGGACCCGGGGTAGAACCTACag gagttcTAAGAGAAGTCAGTACACACTTCATGGTGGATTGTAACTCTCTGAGTAAAAGTGGAGGGAATCACGCTAAAGTTCGTATCGTGAGTCCGTCCGGATCGAACCCCGACGCCTACATCACTGATAAAGGAGACGGAACCTACAGCGTGGAGTACACCACCTACGAGGACG gtgtgcaCCTGATCGAGGTGTTATATGACGACGTCCCGGTTGCTAAGAGTCCGTTCCAGGTGACGGTGGTGGAGGGGTGTGACCCCGCCCGGGTTCGAGCGTTCGGCCCCGGACTGGAGAGCGGCTTCACCAATAAACCCAACTGCTTCACTGTGGAAACCAG GGGTGCAGGTACAGGGGGGCTGGGTCTGACCATCGAGGGGGCGTCCGAGGCTAAAATGTCGTGCACGGATAATAAGGACGGGAGCTGCAGCGTGGAGTACGTTCCCTTCTTCGCAGGAAACTACGACATCAACATCACGTACGGAGGGAGACCTATCACAG gaAGTCCGTTCCGTGTGCCCGTCAGAGACGTGGTGGACCCCAGTAAGGTGAAGTGTTCAGGACCGGGATTAGGAAGTGGAGTTCGAGCTCAGGTCCCACAATCCTTCACTGTGGACTGCAGCAGAGCAGGAAACGCACCTCTGGACGTGCAGCTGTACGGACCCACAG GAGTTACAGAACCGGTGACCGTGAGGAACAACAGGGACGGAACCCACACGGTGAAGTACACGCCCGCTCAGGAGGGACCCTACAGCATCGGGGTTAAATACGCTGATCAGGACGTCCCCCGCAG TCCGTTTAAGGTCCACGCCGGTCCAGTTCACGATGCCAGTAAGGTAAAGGCGAGCGGTCCGGGTCTGGACTCTGCAGGGGTGGCGGCGAGTATCCCGGTGGAGTTCACCATCGATGCCCGCGATGCTGGAGAGGGTTTGCTAACAGTACAGATTCTG GATCCTGAAGGAAAGCCGAAGAAAGCTAGCATACAGGATAATAAGGACGGCACCTACACCGTCTCTTACGTACCTGACGTTACCGGCCGCTACACCATCACTATCAAATACGGAGGAGATCAAATCCCCTTCTCACCGTATTCCATTCACGCCATGCCGACCGGAGACGCCAGCAAGTGTTTACTCTCAG TGTCCATTGGAGGACATGGAGTCT CGACTCTGGGGCCGAACATCCAGATGCACGAGGAGACGGTACTGAGCGTGGACGCTAAGGCTGCTGGGAAAGGAAAGGTAACGTGTAAAGTTCGTACACCGAACGGAGGCGAGCTGGACGTGGACGTCATGGAAAACCGGGATGGAACCTTCGATATTTACTACACGGCTCCAGAAGCGGGAAAATACGTCATCACCATCCGCTTCGGTGGCCAGAACATTCCCAACAGTCCCTTCACTGTACAG GCCACAAAGGAACCGGTTGTACCAGTGGACACCAAGCAGCCCATGTTCCGTCCTCTCAACCTGCTAATCCCCTTCAGCGTACAGCAGGGAGTGCTCACTG GAGAGGTGCGCATGCCTTCAGGTAAAACGGCTCGCTCCCTGATCAAGGACAACAAGGACGGTACGATCACGGTGAAGTACGTCCCCACGGAGAGAGGGCTCCACGAAATGGACATCAAATACGACGGAAATCACATCCCAG GAAGTCCTCTGCAGTTCTATGTGGATGCTGCTGACAGTGGGATGGTGACGGCGTACGGTCCCGGCCTCTGCCATGGCATGGTCAACAAACCCGCTACCTTCACTGTGGTCACCGCAAACGCTAAAGAAG gtggacTCTCGCTGGCTGTAGAAGGACCGTCTAAAGCAGAGATCAGCTGTAAGGATAATAAAGATGGAACGTGTACGGTGTCCTACCTGCCCACCTCGCCCGGAGACTATAACGTCATCGTCAGATTCGACGGCAAACACATTCCAGGCAGCCCCTTTACCGCCAAAATCACAG GTGACGATTCTTTAAGAACGTCTGAGCTGAACGTTGGATCAGCAGCTGATGTTTCTCTGAAGATCAGTGAGACAGATCTGAGCTCCCTCAATGCCAGCATCAGAGCGCCATCCGGAGCAGAACAACCGTGCCTTCTGAAAACTCTGCCCAACAGACACATCG GTATCTCCTTCACCCCTAAGGAGGTGGGTGAACATGAGGTGAGTGTACGTAAGAGTGGAAAACACGTGAACAACAGTCCCTTCAAGATCATGGTGGGACCATCCGAGATCGGAGACGCCAGCCGGGTTAGAGCGTACGGCAAGGGACTGACCGAAGCTCGTACCTTCAGCCTCACCGAGTTCTTCGTGGATACCAGGAACGCAG GTTATGGAGGACTGGGGCTGTCCATCGAGGGTCTGAGCAAAGTGGACATCAAGTGTGAAGATGTGGAGGATGGTACGTGCAGAGTGACCTACTGCCCCACTGAACCAGGAAATTACATCATCAACATCAAATTTTCAGATAAACATATCCCAG GGAGTCCATTCACGGTGAAGGTGACGGGTGAAGGGAGGATGAAGGAGAGCATAACCAGGAGGAGACAAGCGTCCTCCATCGCCTCGGTGGGAAGCCTGTGTGACCTCAACCTCAAAATCCCAG GCAACTGGTTTCAGATGGTTTCAGCTCAGGAGCGTCTGACCCGAACGTTCACGCGCAGCAGCCACACCTACACGCGTACGGAGCGTACCGAGATCAGCAAAACCCGCGCCGGAGAGACCAAACGTGAGGTTCACATGGAGGAGAGCACCCAGGTCGGGGGCGATCCCTTCAGAGATGTGTTCGGATCCTTCCTCGGCAGGGAGAGCTTCGGGAGCTTTGGATCCCTCACCGGCAAACCTGAGG ATACGGGATCTCAGACCATGACGGCTCAGGTGACGAGTCCTGGAGGAAAGGTGATGGATGCCGAGATCGTGGAAGGTGATAACAGCACGTACAGCGTCCGGTTCGTCCCCAACGAGATGGGCTCTCACACGGTCAGCGTGAAGTACGGAGGCAATCACGTCCCCGGCAGCCCTTTCCTGTTCACCGTGGGGCCCCTGGGAGAGGGAGGGGCCCATAAAGTACGTGCTGGGGGAACCGGGCTGCAGAGGGGCATCGCCGGAGTGCCAA CGGAGTTCAGTATCTGGACCAGAGAGGCTGGAGCAGGAGGACTGTCCATCGCCGTGGAAGGTCCCAGCAAGGCTGAAATCAACTTTGAGGACAGGAAGGACGGATCCTGTGGAGTTTCTTATATCGTACAGGAACCAg GTGACTACGAAGTGTCCATCAAATTTAACAGTGAGCACATCCCCGACAGTCCCTTCACCGTACCCATCGCCAAACTGTCTGATGAAGCACGTAGACTCACGCTGACCAGCCTGCAG GAGAAGGATCTGAGGGTGAACCAGGAGGCATCGTTTGCGGTCCAGCGTAACGGCGCGAGAGGGGTGATCGACGCCAAAGTGCACAGTCCCTCAGGAGTGGTGGAGGAGTGTTACGTTACTGATGTGGACGCAG ATAAGAGCGCCATCCGCTTCATTCCCAGAGAGAACGGCGTTCACTCCATCGACGTCAAGTTGAACGGGAGCCATATTCCAGGCAGTCCGTTCCACGTGCGAGTGGGAGACACGGGCCACGCCGGAGATCCCGGGCTGGTTTCGGCCTACGGGGCCGGACTGCAGGCGGGCTGCACAG GTGCACCTGCCGAGTTCGTGGTGAACACCTGTAACGCTGGATCCGGCGCTCTGTCGGTGTCCATCGACGGGCCCTCCAAGGTGAAAATGGACTGTTCGGAATGTATGGAGGGATATAAGATCACCTACACCCCCATGGCGCCCGGCAACTACCTGATCTCCATTAAATACGGGGGGCCGCAGCACATCGTGGGCAGTCCCTTCAAAGCTAAAGTCACAG GTGTTCGTCTGTCCGGTGGGCACAGTCTCCACGAGACCTCGTCAGTGTTGGTGGAATCAGTCACTCAGAGCTCTAAGATTTCGGGAGCGTACAGCGCCAAACCCAGCATGTCTGTGAACTCGGATGCCAGTAAGGTGGTGTGCCAGGGAGCCGGACTGTGCAGAGCTTTCATCGGCCAGCAGAACATGTTCACCGTCGACTGCAGCAAAGCAG GTACGAACATGTTGATGGTGGGGGTTCATGGACCGAGGACGCCTTGTGAAGATGTGTATGTGAAGCACCTGGGCTCGAAGCTCTACAACGTCACCTACACGGTGAAGGAGAAAGGAAACTACACGGTCATCGTCAAGTGGGGGGATGAAGCAGTTCCCGGAAGCCCCTTCCGCATTAACGTACCCTAA